The Arachis ipaensis cultivar K30076 chromosome B05, Araip1.1, whole genome shotgun sequence nucleotide sequence TTACCTAGtagatttattaaattttttttagacttattttgtgattatcataATTTAGGATCtgattatgctttaaaaaaataaatctcagaaaatagaataaattatggtcacgattttaaaatagggtgaccatagataatgttatggtcacagttttaaggaggggtgaccatagaggctatggtcacgacgAAAAACCATGACCAGCTATAGATAagactatggtcacggttttaagaagGGGTGACCATAGAAGCTATGACCACCGTgaaccatagataaggctatggtcacggttttaaggtgggGTGACTATAGAGACTATGGTCAtagtgaaaaccgtgaccatagataaggctataaTCACGGCtttaaggtggggtgaccatagaggctatggtcacagtaAAAAAATGTGGTTTAAAGTGTCAGAATTTTAACACTACGACTGTGACTATAGATaaaaaaaactgtgaccataagtCTATAGCCACGACAGAATAGACTACGGTAAAAAAACCGTAACTATAAGtcaaaaatcgtgaccataaacTTATGATCACCCTTCTTACTAACTACCGTGATcatagacttttttttttttttttttagtgNNNNNNNNNNNNNNNNNNNNNNNNNNNNNNNNNNNNNNNNNNNNNNNNNNNNNNNTATATAATTAAAAGTTTAAACCTTTTAATAGttgcaaaaaataaataattattattataacatATAGTAATAACAGTAAAATAATTATcatgaaatataaattaaatatataagtCAAACACATTAATTGATATTCATTCTTCCAAATGCACTATAAGCACAAATTGTAACTCGAATGCTTATAGTCGTATACCACGATATTTACAAGCCTTATCTGACACATTAATTGATATTCTCTTATTCACATGTCTATACATACATGATACATGTAATTTACATTATAATTAGTCTTCTAATCAATGTTGAGTAAGCAGACATAATGATGAGGTTGTTATGTGCAAGAACCGTTATATAAAATTGTCAAATTGATGAATGACTTTAGATTAGATCCAATTTGTCTCTCAAAATAAGGACACCTCGTCAGGATTGTCTTATTTATGAAAGAAAATACACTGCCTTCCAGTTCCACACTAAGAAATAAGAATACCCACTAAGTATTGATTTGATCCATCTTAATATTAATTTGTAAAAGATATGTAAAATTTTTTATCAACTTTTCAAAAAATGAACGAGTGTCATGTTAATTATCCAATTCTCTTGTTTCAAAGTCTAATGAGAGATCTCTTACTGTTGGATATAATCtcatactattaaaaatattattaatggcCAATTAATGGttataaaacacaaaaattgctggcttCCTATCACTCCTCAAATCTAATTAGTGTAGAAGAAATAACATGCATGTTTCATTCTTAAGATAGGAAAATAATCTtacaataattaaaagaaaataaattaacccccctctttctctctctctttatttccAAGTTCAAATTTATTCCATTAttaattagagagagagaaatagcAAAGTTTCCATTCTAGCAGCTTTAATTCACGAGCATTGTTTATTCATTTCAGTACTCGGATTTAGGTTTCTTTAATGGAACTACCACAGCCCTTTATGATTATCATTACTAGTATTTCCGGCGGCATTGCCCTGATTAGGCAATAATAACTCATCAATTAAGaaatcatcatcgtcatcatcatcatcagttcCAACAGTGAGGTCACCAAAATTGTCAAGATCACCAAAATCCACTGAATCATCGAAATCTCCAAACCCAAATAATTCTTCATTAGCTTCAGCCGGTGGAACCACCAACACATGCTCATCACCAACAGGAAACAGAACCGACCCGTTACTCTCATCTTCAAAGAATAATCCTCCAAAAAAATCATCATCCGGTTCATCATTAGGAACAACATCTTCTAAATTCTTCTGTTGTTGCTCTGCATTAAATAACAGTTCATCTTGCACACTGCTATCAACTTCACCAAAAATAATCAGTGGCTGCACTGCCACTGCTGATGGCGGCGCCGGCGGTGGCTGCAACGAAATTGACACTTCAGAGCGGTGGGTTCTTATTATGTTGTTTCTAACCGCCTTCAACTTGTCGTCAACATAGGTGAGAAAACGGTCCAACTCATCATCGCTAAAATCAGTTACAGGCCTATGTTCGTTATAGATTTGATGCATGAAGATGGCCATCTCTTTCTGATCGTTAAGTTTCTTGAGCTTCTCAAGTTGCTTCTCCATCCAAATCACCTTCTGTTTCCTGTACTCCTGATGAGTTACCATTCTGCTCGACCGCTCTGGCTCCGGAATCTCCTCAAACCTCTCCATGATCTCTTTAGCCTCCTCCACTGATGGCCACACCGTAGGACTCTTGTCACCTGAACATGTTAGTTTATGTCAGACATATAATCATTCATGTGTCAATATTATTATTTGTTGTCGGCATTTAGTGaacaataatttatatttatatttataagaattttgcatatataaaataaataatttgtacctatatttattaaaatttgtacATATAAATTAGTAAACTTTATtcgttaaaattaatttaatatttatactggttaaataatgacaaaaatattaaaaatcgcTGACCCTAaaagatttctttctttcttatggACTTAACTTTTTGAAGGATGAAGTTGATATAATTTGTTATAATTTAAATCTAAAttcaaattgaaattgaaattgtacCTGGACCAAAGATGGCAATACAAGCCTGAATGTCACAAAGGATGGCGAGCTGCTCCAACTTCTTCAACAATCCGGCACGTCTCTTCCTGAATGTAGCTTTCCTTGAATTCATATCATCTATCAGTTGTAGTTTCACCCTCCTCTTCATTTTCGGgatatcatcatcattgttgttgGCTGCCATCTCATACTGCCTTGCTAGCTCTGCAAATGAcaccctcctttcttggggagcGGAAAACAAGTTAAGACCGTTATTATCCATCAAGCAATGCTGCAAAAACTAACACAaatggtgtgtgtgtgtgtatgtatgtatgtatgtttttTATGGTGGTGTTCTCCCCACACATCTATTTATAAAGGTATGAAATTctcattttctctttctttcttattGGCATTAACAACAGCGTTGACACAACATTCTCTCTATAATATTCTAGAATCtgaaaaataaatactttattcAGGAAATTGAGAGTCATATTTAAATTTAAGATACATTATCCATATTTTGTGGATTGATACATTTTTCTTTTTGACTTTTAGAAGATGTTTTaatattagagagagaaaattttaATGCTAAAAAAGAAAACGATCCTATATTTTTTGTTAGGATTTGGTTAATTTATATTTAAAgtgtataataatatattttttaataatttttattttttttatgtttttaaaatgCACCTTTAAAACTCATGATAGtaagattttttttatgattatacaAGAGGAGTGGTATATGTATTTTTTCTCTTCAAATTTAAAAGTGATTAGATGCTGCAtaattcaaatatttaaaattatatgaaattGGTTAAGATACTAAATAGAAAGACTAACTATTCATTCAGAAATTAACTGTCTTTGGGTGAATGCAAATCGAACTTTTTTCAAAAAAGGAAGTATAGGGAGTCAATGgagtatttatacaatgtgtataatgggaaTATAGAAATGTTCGATTCAGTAgaatatcagatgtttattattcCTGATAtctggatggttattctggataatatgggtgtattgtgtttgaaaaattagtaatattttattcaaaatgttcattttttaactcatattgagCCAAATAAATAGCCCATTAATTATACATATTGTAAAAATACTCTATTGACTCCTTAACGAGACTCTTTCCAAAATCTTTTGTAGTGTAGTTGTTAATTGTTGGTTGACTTCTAATTGTATAATTGGCATTTTCGGAAGTGATTATACATTCGCtgtccaacaaaaaaaaaagacctCATTTAATGAGTTTAGCATCATACAAAacgtaaaatttataaaattaattatagaaAAGCATTGAATGCAAAAATAAAGTGTTTTTCATTAGAAATAATTACATattaaacaatttaaaaagaattaATGCGCA carries:
- the LOC107640146 gene encoding MADS-box transcription factor PHERES 2-like; the encoded protein is MDNNGLNLFSAPQERRVSFAELARQYEMAANNNDDDIPKMKRRVKLQLIDDMNSRKATFRKRRAGLLKKLEQLAILCDIQACIAIFGPGDKSPTVWPSVEEAKEIMERFEEIPEPERSSRMVTHQEYRKQKVIWMEKQLEKLKKLNDQKEMAIFMHQIYNEHRPVTDFSDDELDRFLTYVDDKLKAVRNNIIRTHRSEVSISLQPPPAPPSAVAVQPLIIFGEVDSSVQDELLFNAEQQQKNLEDVVPNDEPDDDFFGGLFFEDESNGSVLFPVGDEHVLVVPPAEANEELFGFGDFDDSVDFGDLDNFGDLTVGTDDDDDDDDFLIDELLLPNQGNAAGNTSNDNHKGLW